From one Triticum urartu cultivar G1812 chromosome 3, Tu2.1, whole genome shotgun sequence genomic stretch:
- the LOC125549440 gene encoding uncharacterized protein LOC125549440: MKKKTRNPSAESRSPFPSPSPRFHPAEEAPPPDPVPMPQKRRRRPRRRSPREGSSRRLRGEDGASFPVSLVESYSSSSSSSPSSGSPSLDDPSDTRSSRRYESRYHEILASRLAQLPLPACADDDGPDLPSDETVEALVRSSFYDDELRAALVEYQAHNFFLGGPDVQGRDGDSGEFDSSSVIHDVTQEDLLADNERLRSHIHDEIDTESQLDLEELDRLYHKYARYRLKACMLLKGMPIDDAALECKYTPELALDYLSDGAFGWCFDLDPCLPASFSDYQRLVPCNEGGDEYESWSEYREFYSTPETDRDYLLYWEMIVKDLKWIEEHVLKAFSEWHELHEKASCQAVRIAARFTSIHPRLAYYGFLEYKQSTRFYLKFVKDLDSVFFEIWKLVNLQMSFRDAMEHVYEENPFSLRKRDLERELSRPGSLRLEEQFRRCTEGISKEVPEWIARELISQEVRFKCAVPKTYAQYARKKLKIAEVIGLIPEAKIPT; this comes from the exons ATGAAAAAGAAAACACGAAACCCTAGCGCCGAATCGCGATCCCCTTTCCCCTCGCCGTCACCACGGTTCCACCCCGCAGAAGAGGCGCCGCCGCCCGATCCGGTGCCGATGCCGCAGAAGaggcgccgccgcccccgcagGAGGTCTCCCCGCGAAGGATCCTCCCGCCGGCTCCGTGGTGAAGATGGCGCATCGTTCCCTGTATCCCTTGTCGAATcgtatagcagcagcagcagcagcagcccgaGTTCCGGCTCACCGTCCCTCGACGACCCGTCGGACACCCGGTCGTCTCGCCGGTACGAGTCGAGGTACCATGAGATCCTCGCCTCGCGCCTTGCCCAACTGCCTCTACCAGCCTGCGCCGACGACGATGGCCCAGATCTCCCTTCTGATGAAACTGTCGAAGCCCTCGTTCGTTCTTCTTTCTATGATGACGAGCTGCGGGCTGCTTTGGTAGAATACCAAGCCCACAACTTCTTCTTGGGCGGACCAGACGTCCAGGGACGAGATGGAGATTCTGGAGAATTTGATTCCTCCTCAGTGATTCACGATGTCACCCAGGAGGATCTCTTGGCAGACAATGAACGGCTCAGGTCTCACATACATGATGAAATTGACACTGAGTCTCAATTGGATTTAGAGGAGCTGGACAGGCTCTATCACAAGTATGCACGATATCGCCTCAAAGCTTGCATG TTGCTGAAAGGAATGCCTATTGACGATGCTGCACTGGAATGCAAGTACACTCCAGAGCTTGCCTTGGATTACCTGAGTGATGGAGCCTTCGGCTGGTGTTTCGACTTGGACCCCTGTTTACCCGCGTCCTTTAGCGACTATCAGCGGCTGGTCCCTTGTAATGAA GGGGGCGATGAGTATGAAAGTTGGAGTGAATACCGAGAGTTTTATAGCACCCCTGAAACTGATAGAGATTATCTGCTGTACTGGGAAATGATTGTGAAGGATCTTAAG TGGATTGAAGAACATGTGCTTAAAGCCTTTTCTGAG TGGCATGAATTGCATGAAAAAGCTTCGTGCCAAGCAGTTAGGATTGCTGCTAGGTTCACAAGCATTCATCCGAGGCTAGCGTACTATGGTTTCCTG GAGTATAAACAGAGCACACGCTTTTATCTCAAGTTCGTGAAAGATCTCGACTCTGTGTTTTTTGAGATTTGGAAGCTGGTCAATCTCCAG ATGTCTTTTAGAGATGCTATGGAGCATGTTTATGAGGAGAACCCGTTTTCATTACGCAAGCGTGATTTGGAGCGCGAGCTGAGTCGCCCTGGCTCATTGAGATTGGAGGAACAA TTTCGACGGTGCACAGAGGGCATCAGTAAGGAA GTTCCAGAGTGGATAGCGCGTGAGTTAATTTCGCAGGAAGTTAGATTCAAG TGTGCTGTGCCAAAGACGTATGCGCAGTACGCCAGGAAGAAGCTCAAGATTGCAGAAGTCATAGGATTGATTCCCGAGGCCAAGATACCAACCTAG